In Blautia sp. SC05B48, a single genomic region encodes these proteins:
- the mraY gene encoding phospho-N-acetylmuramoyl-pentapeptide-transferase: MEFHVVIPVLISFAISLVLGPIVIPFLRRLKMGQTERELGVQSHLKKNGTPTMGGVIFLIATTVTSLFYIRDYPMIIPVLFLTLGFGLIGFLDDYLKVVLKRSDGLLPWQKMALQIVVTAVFAFYLVNYSNVSLTMKIPFWSGHYLNLGWFAVPVLFFAVIGTVNGVNFTDGLDGLASSVTLIVAVFFTVVSLGMESGVEPITCAVVGSLMGFLLFNVYPAKVFMGDTGSLALGGFVAGVAYAMQMPLFIILVGLIYLVEVLSVMLQVSYFKATHGKRIFKMAPIHHHFELCGWSETRVVAVFSVVTAIMCLIALLAL; this comes from the coding sequence ATGGAGTTTCATGTTGTGATCCCTGTGCTGATCTCATTTGCGATCAGCCTTGTATTAGGACCGATTGTTATCCCTTTTTTAAGAAGACTTAAAATGGGACAGACAGAGAGAGAGCTGGGTGTGCAGTCTCACCTGAAAAAGAATGGCACCCCTACTATGGGTGGAGTGATCTTTCTCATTGCAACAACTGTAACATCACTGTTTTATATCAGAGATTATCCGATGATCATCCCGGTACTTTTCCTGACACTGGGATTTGGACTGATCGGATTTCTGGATGATTATCTGAAGGTAGTCCTGAAGCGTTCTGACGGACTTCTGCCATGGCAGAAAATGGCACTGCAGATCGTTGTGACAGCTGTATTTGCTTTTTATCTTGTAAATTATTCCAACGTATCCCTGACTATGAAGATCCCGTTCTGGAGCGGACATTATCTGAACCTGGGATGGTTTGCGGTTCCGGTACTGTTCTTTGCGGTGATCGGTACAGTAAACGGAGTCAATTTTACGGATGGACTTGACGGACTGGCTTCCAGTGTTACCCTGATCGTGGCAGTATTCTTTACGGTGGTTTCCCTTGGAATGGAAAGTGGTGTGGAACCTATCACCTGTGCAGTTGTGGGCAGTCTTATGGGATTCCTTCTGTTTAATGTATATCCTGCCAAGGTATTTATGGGAGACACCGGTTCTCTGGCATTGGGAGGATTTGTGGCTGGTGTGGCTTATGCCATGCAGATGCCGCTGTTTATCATCCTGGTCGGACTGATCTACCTTGTGGAGGTATTGTCTGTTATGCTCCAGGTATCCTATTTCAAGGCAACACACGGAAAAAGAATTTTCAAGATGGCGCCTATCCACCATCATTTTGAGCTTTGTGGGTGGTCCGAGACACGGGTTGTTGCAGTGTTCTCTGTTGTAACTGCTATTATGTGCCTGATCGCTCTCCTGGCATTATAA
- a CDS encoding peptidoglycan D,D-transpeptidase FtsI family protein: protein MIRTMVYHRKKIWVVFLICIMLLLGLVGRLWYLMNVRAEYYSKKAENLHERERDIKAARGKILDIRGNILADNRTVCTVSVIHSQIKDSEKVIRVLSGVLSVKEEEIRKKVEKVSSIERIQTNVEKSIGDRIREYDLEGVKVDEDYRRYYPYGSLASKVLGFTGGDNQGIIGLEVKYDEILKGEPGKILTVTDARGVEIDGTGERRKEPVSGNTLRTSLDVNIQEYVQQAAGKVMEEKQAERVSILLMNPQNGEIYACVNVPEFDLNDPFTLNTEETAAEGEKKQDLLNRMWRNPCLNDTYEPGSTFKIITMAAGLEEGVVSTEDRFFCPGYKVVEDRRIHCAKRTGHGAQSFVEGAQNSCNPVFIEVGLRLGADRYYKYFKQFGLLKKTGIDLPGEAGTIMHNPKNMGEVELATVSFGQSFQITPIQLATTVSGIINGGNRITPHFGISVESADGTKVRTLEYPVESGIVSGETSRTVRTILETVVSEGSGKNAGIKGFSIGGKTATSQTLPRGSGRYISSFLGFAPAEDPKVLALCIIYAPQGMYYGGIIAAPVVRSIFENVLPYLGIERTVTETPSGENRADGVD from the coding sequence ATGATCCGGACCATGGTTTATCACAGGAAAAAAATATGGGTGGTTTTTCTGATCTGCATAATGCTTCTTCTGGGACTTGTGGGAAGACTCTGGTATCTTATGAACGTCCGGGCAGAATATTATTCAAAAAAGGCGGAGAATCTTCATGAGAGGGAACGTGACATAAAAGCAGCCAGGGGAAAGATCCTGGACATCAGGGGAAATATTCTGGCAGATAACCGGACAGTCTGCACCGTATCGGTGATACACAGCCAGATCAAAGATTCGGAAAAAGTGATCCGGGTACTTTCCGGAGTATTGTCCGTGAAAGAAGAGGAAATCCGGAAAAAAGTTGAAAAAGTTTCTTCTATTGAAAGAATACAGACAAATGTGGAAAAAAGCATTGGAGACAGGATCCGGGAATATGACCTTGAGGGAGTGAAGGTAGATGAGGATTATCGGAGATATTATCCCTATGGATCTCTCGCTTCAAAAGTACTGGGATTTACCGGAGGCGATAATCAGGGGATCATTGGTCTTGAAGTGAAATACGATGAGATCCTGAAAGGAGAGCCCGGGAAGATCCTCACAGTTACGGATGCACGTGGTGTGGAGATCGACGGAACCGGAGAACGGAGGAAGGAACCGGTGTCAGGAAATACTCTGCGTACCAGTCTGGATGTTAATATCCAGGAATATGTGCAGCAGGCAGCCGGTAAAGTTATGGAAGAAAAACAGGCGGAGAGAGTATCCATACTACTTATGAACCCTCAGAACGGAGAAATCTATGCCTGTGTCAATGTGCCCGAATTTGATCTGAACGATCCGTTTACTCTGAATACAGAAGAAACAGCAGCAGAGGGAGAAAAAAAGCAGGATCTTCTGAACCGGATGTGGAGAAATCCCTGCCTGAATGATACCTATGAACCTGGTTCGACTTTTAAGATCATCACTATGGCAGCGGGACTGGAAGAAGGTGTTGTGTCAACAGAGGATCGTTTTTTCTGTCCGGGCTATAAGGTGGTGGAGGACCGGCGGATCCACTGTGCAAAGAGAACAGGACATGGTGCGCAGAGTTTTGTAGAAGGCGCCCAGAACTCCTGCAACCCGGTATTTATTGAGGTAGGTCTGCGGCTTGGAGCAGACCGTTATTACAAATATTTTAAACAGTTCGGACTTTTAAAAAAAACAGGAATAGATCTTCCGGGAGAGGCAGGAACGATCATGCATAACCCCAAAAATATGGGAGAGGTGGAGCTTGCCACGGTATCCTTTGGCCAGTCGTTTCAGATCACACCGATCCAGCTTGCAACAACCGTCAGTGGGATCATCAATGGCGGAAACCGGATCACACCTCATTTTGGGATCAGCGTGGAAAGTGCGGACGGAACAAAGGTGCGGACACTGGAATATCCGGTGGAAAGCGGGATCGTGTCCGGTGAGACTTCCCGGACAGTACGTACGATCCTGGAAACTGTAGTTTCAGAAGGCTCCGGAAAAAATGCCGGGATCAAGGGGTTTTCTATTGGGGGAAAAACAGCTACCTCTCAGACACTGCCCAGAGGCTCAGGCAGATATATTTCTTCATTTCTGGGGTTTGCCCCGGCAGAGGATCCGAAGGTCCTGGCTCTTTGTATCATCTATGCACCTCAGGGTATGTATTATGGCGGGATCATTGCCGCACCGGTGGTACGCAGTATTTTTGAAAATGTACTTCCCTATCTTGGAATCGAGAGGACAGTTACGGAAACTCCATCCGGGGAAAACCGGGCAGATGGGGTTGATTAA